DNA from Flavobacterium aestivum:
ATAAGCACGCCATATTACCAGGCTGTAGGCAAAGAAGTAGAAGTCTTTGAACATTCCTATAAAAATAAAATTCCTTTTTTATTAAAAGGACCTACAGGAACGGGAAAATCCCGATTTGTAGAATATATGGCGTATCAATTGGATAAAAAACTAATCACCATTAGCTGTCACGAAGAAACTTCATCTACGGATTTAATTGGTCGATTTATCATCAAAGGAGATGAGACCGTTTGGCTCGATGGTCCTTTGACCACCGCCGTAAAAGAAGGGGCAATAATCTATCTGGATGAAGTTGCAGAAGCCCGTCCCGATGTCATTGTGGCCATACATTCGCTTACGGATCACAGACGCGAACTTTTTATAGACAAACTTGGAGAAACAATCAAAGCACATGAAGATTTCATGTTGGTGGCTTCTTTCAATCCGGGATACCAACGAGGATTTAAAGAGCTAAAGCCATCTACACGTCAACGATTTATTGCA
Protein-coding regions in this window:
- a CDS encoding CbbQ/NirQ/NorQ/GpvN family protein; this translates as MLADTLISTPYYQAVGKEVEVFEHSYKNKIPFLLKGPTGTGKSRFVEYMAYQLDKKLITISCHEETSSTDLIGRFIIKGDETVWLDGPLTTAVKEGAIIYLDEVAEARPDVIVAIHSLTDHRRELFIDKLGETIKAHEDFMLVASFNPGYQRGFKELKPSTRQRFIAVSFEYPESKIETEILINETNIDNDTAKKLVAIGNKIRNLTELGLTETVSTRLLVDAAKIIQSGLPKRLAVHVAVVEPLTDDLQTLEALKDLCNLMI